Genomic segment of Terriglobia bacterium:
CGGCCTTCTTGATCCCGCGCGGCCACAATCGCTCAATTAGGAGGCGCTTTCCGTCAGTGCTTGATCGTCCTTCATAGACCCGCTTCAACTCAATCATTGTCATGCTCCCTTCATTTATGAGAATACTCATTGCCACGAGCAAATGTGTTGCCGACGAAGGCAATTCCGCCTCACGACTTGACGACTCAGATCGAAGAAGTCCCGAAACCTTCTGTCCACTTTGAGATTTGGCAAGGCGGTTTGCGCCGCGGGTGGCGCAAACCATCACGTTAGACACCACCATGTCGATTTAGCAACCCTCGGTCACTTACGCCCTGCAGCCTCTTCGTTGAGCGTCGGGTCGGCTCCTTTCCAGGTGACATCTGCCGTAGGCCCGTAAGTCGGCGGCACAGATCGGTTGAGCAGGCGAAGATAGACGGCCAATTGCGTACGATGATGCGTGGTGTGGAGCACTCTCCGCCAAAAGATCCAGATTCGCTCGCGCACAACGTCAAAGAACGTCACGCGCTCCAGCCACCACCTTTCGTTCTGCGCAGCGAAGAATGCCAGCCTCGGAAATGCCAACGCATACATCCGACGGGCATATTCTTCTGGAGAGTGACCTTGGGGAAGGATCTCCGCCGGCGGAGGTTCGGGCACGCCAAGGAACTCGCCGAAAAATCGACGTTCCGATAGCAGTTGGTGCTTCATGATCTCTTCCACTGCGCTGGCGCGTGGATGCGGCCGATACGGCATATCGTCCGGAGTGAACTCACGCCAGACTGAGACCACTTTGTTGGTTTCGCTGCCATAGATATCGAGCAGATGCTGGAAAGCAGGCGAGGAGGCCTTCGGGATGTCTGATTCCGAAATCGCTACGTAAGCATAATTCATTGGCATAGCCACGCCCTCCGAAGTGCAGGATTCGCTTTCTTGCCCG
This window contains:
- a CDS encoding DUF488 family protein, with product MTMIELKRVYEGRSSTDGKRLLIERLWPRGIKKA
- a CDS encoding DinB family protein; the encoded protein is MPMNYAYVAISESDIPKASSPAFQHLLDIYGSETNKVVSVWREFTPDDMPYRPHPRASAVEEIMKHQLLSERRFFGEFLGVPEPPPAEILPQGHSPEEYARRMYALAFPRLAFFAAQNERWWLERVTFFDVVRERIWIFWRRVLHTTHHRTQLAVYLRLLNRSVPPTYGPTADVTWKGADPTLNEEAAGRK